The Moraxella osloensis genome contains a region encoding:
- a CDS encoding RNA-guided endonuclease InsQ/TnpB family protein produces the protein MKTLKLRIRDKHNDKLNRLSGLVNFVWNYVNDLSYKHLKKTGKFFSAYDLNDYTKGSGELLGLHSQTIQAINETHAKSRRQFKKAKLNWRTNNPNSKRKSLGWLPFKQSAIKHIATHQTGKKGLKSTLQLSLAKGQKLIIDLWDSYNLSLYQINTCELVQDARSHWYACITVKDYPKTQCGTGSVGIDLGLKDSATTSSGDKLTIKQTLKYAKQLAIAQRSNNKKRIKAIHAKIKNTRQDLIHKFTTQLVKDNALIVVGDIQSNQFNSKKGKLAKSVYDAGWFELKRQLTYKCENAGCRFEIVNERYTTQRCSCCGDITANSPKGRKSLGIREWICASCGTWHDRDINASKNILAVGLDRLVEGIPLL, from the coding sequence ATGAAAACACTCAAGCTACGCATACGAGACAAACATAATGATAAACTCAACCGCCTAAGCGGTTTGGTTAATTTCGTATGGAATTATGTCAATGACTTGAGTTACAAACACCTAAAAAAGACTGGTAAATTCTTTAGTGCTTACGACCTAAACGACTACACCAAAGGTAGTGGTGAACTGCTAGGCTTACACAGTCAGACTATCCAAGCCATCAATGAAACCCACGCCAAATCGCGTCGCCAATTCAAAAAAGCCAAACTAAACTGGCGAACCAACAACCCAAATTCAAAACGTAAATCATTAGGCTGGCTACCGTTTAAACAATCTGCCATCAAACACATCGCCACACACCAAACAGGTAAAAAAGGCTTAAAATCCACCTTACAGCTTAGTTTAGCCAAAGGACAAAAGCTAATCATTGATCTATGGGACAGCTACAACCTTAGCCTATACCAAATCAACACATGCGAATTGGTACAAGACGCACGCAGTCATTGGTATGCCTGTATCACCGTCAAAGACTACCCCAAGACACAATGCGGAACGGGTAGCGTAGGCATTGACTTAGGGCTTAAAGACAGTGCCACTACCTCAAGCGGTGACAAACTCACCATCAAGCAAACGCTAAAATATGCAAAACAATTAGCTATAGCCCAACGCTCAAACAACAAAAAACGTATCAAGGCTATCCATGCCAAAATCAAAAACACAAGGCAAGACCTGATACACAAATTCACCACCCAATTAGTTAAAGATAATGCGCTAATCGTGGTCGGTGATATTCAGAGTAATCAATTTAATAGTAAAAAAGGCAAACTCGCCAAATCGGTTTACGATGCAGGCTGGTTTGAACTGAAACGACAACTGACCTACAAATGCGAGAACGCAGGTTGCCGTTTTGAAATCGTGAATGAGAGATACACGACCCAGCGATGTTCGTGTTGCGGTGACATCACCGCCAATAGTCCGAAAGGTAGAAAATCGCTTGGAATAAGAGAATGGATATGTGCTTCGTGTGGCACATGGCATGATAGAGATATTAATGCCAGTAAGAACATTCTTGCGGTCGGGCTTGACCGTCTTGTAGAAGGAATCCCCTTGCTTTAG